GGTACAGCACGCCGGGGCGGACCCGTCGGCCCTCGGGGTCGCCGAGGGTGGCGGCGTCGCGGAAGTTGACCAGGGACATGCTGGGGCCTTTCGGTGGAGCCGCGCGGGACGAGCGGAGCGGGCCGGCGGGGCGGGACGGACCGGACGGGCGGGACAAGGGACATCTAGACGTCTAGATGTCTAACGCGTCCCGGGGCCCCCGGGCAAGCGGCGGGCGCCCTGCGCTCCCTCCATCCCACTCCCGTCGCTGCGCCGCGGCGACCCGAACGGGGCTGCCACCCGAACGCGACGGCGACCCGCACGGGACGGCGGACCGGCCGAGCCCGGGCGGTCGGCTTCGTAGGATCGAGCCCGTGGCGACCAACCCCGCGGACACTCCGAACCCCCCGAGCACCCCGAGCACCCCGCTGTACCGCCGGCTGGCCCGTCGGCTCCAGGAACGCATCGACGCCGGTGCGTACCCGGCCGGCGCCCGGCTGCCCAGCGAGCCGGAGCTGAGCGCCGAGTTCGGGGTGAACCGGCTGACCGTGCGGCAGGCGGTGGCGGAGCTGGAGCGGGCGGCCGTGGTGGAGATCCGCCGGGGCGTGGGCACTTTCGTCCGCCCGCCCGCGGTCCGGGTGTCGATCGCGGTGGATCCGCGCAGCCAGCGCTTCGACCTGGGCAGCGTGCACGCCGCCCTGCCCGAGGCCGGTCGGGAGGACGGCACGGCGGACGGCGAGTTCGTGGTGGCCGCCCCGCCCGTGACCGGCACGGCGGAGGACGCGGAGGCGGCCCGCCAGTTGGGCCGTACGCCGCAGGAGCTGTCCCGGGTGGATTCGGTGATCCGGCTGGGCGGGCGGGCCCGGGCGGCCTCCAGCTACTGGGTGCCGTTCGGCCCGCTGCCCGCGGAGCTGGTCCGGCCGGGCCGCCCGGGGAACCTGGTGCTGGACCTGGCGCGGACGGCCGGGGTGGAGCTGGAGTACGACTGGCGGGCCTTCGGGGCGGTCGGCGCGGACCTCGCGGACGCCGAACTGCTGGGCGTCCCGCCGGGCACCGCGCTGCTGGTCCGCGAGGGCGTCAGCTGCACCCCGGACGGCACCCCGGCCCTGTACGTGCGGCGGCGGATCGACGGCAGCAGCGCGCGCTTCGTGCTGCACTTCCGCGAGCGGTAGGGCGGCGCAGCAGCGAGCGGCAGGGCCTCCGTCCGGGGCCGGGGCCTGTCCGGCGGAGGTATCGATCCTGCTAGTGTGCTGCGCCGAAATACCAGGTCGCACGGGGGATGGCAGGACGCGATGACCGAGGAATTCGACCACGACATACCCGCCGAACTGGCCGAGGCGTACCTCGTCCTGCTCGCCGACGTCTCGCGCACCGGCCGGCTGCTGCGCCGGGACGAGCTGGAGGGCCTGCGCAAGCTCGGCGAGCACTGCGCCGAGGCCGGGTACGGCCTGCGCGAGGTGGTGTCGCACTGCCTGGCGGCGGCCCGGCGGGCCTGGCAGACGCTGCCCGGGGCGGCCTCCGCGAGCAGCGTCAACGAGCTGCGCCGGATGGTGGACGCCGTCCTGGCCGCCACCGACGCAGCACTGGCCGCGCTCGGCGAGGGCCATGAGCGCGCGCAGCGTCTGGCGGTCCGTCAGGAGGAGGCAGCCAGGCGGGAGTTCATCGACGACCTGCTGTTCGGCCGCAGCGAACTCGGCTTGCTCGCCGAGCGCGCGGAGCACTTCGGGCTGCGGCTGGCGGGCGCGTACACGGTGGCGGTCGCGGTGGGCGACGAGCCGTTCGCCGACGTCCATCCGCTGGTGCACCGGGTGGAGCGGGAGCTGGCCGGACGGTTCGGCGAGCGGGACGTCCTGCTGGCCAGCAAGGACGGCCGGCTGGTCTGCATCGCCCCGGACTCCGAGCGGGCCGTGCTGGACGCCTTCGCGGACCTGACGCTGCGCCCCGGCCCCGGCTACCGCCCGGTGCTGCGGGTCGCCACCGGGCGCCGGCACTCGGGGCCGAGCGGGGTGCCGCGCAGCTACGAGGAGGCGCTGGACGCGCTGGACTACGCGCAGCGCCTGGACCTGTCGGCCACCCATCTGAAGGCCGAGGAACTGCTGGTCTTCCCGGTGCTGATGCGCG
The genomic region above belongs to Streptomyces sp. 1331.2 and contains:
- a CDS encoding PucR family transcriptional regulator translates to MTEEFDHDIPAELAEAYLVLLADVSRTGRLLRRDELEGLRKLGEHCAEAGYGLREVVSHCLAAARRAWQTLPGAASASSVNELRRMVDAVLAATDAALAALGEGHERAQRLAVRQEEAARREFIDDLLFGRSELGLLAERAEHFGLRLAGAYTVAVAVGDEPFADVHPLVHRVERELAGRFGERDVLLASKDGRLVCIAPDSERAVLDAFADLTLRPGPGYRPVLRVATGRRHSGPSGVPRSYEEALDALDYAQRLDLSATHLKAEELLVFPVLMRDRAAMADLVRSVLGPLTEARGGARPLLDTIAVQAEAAYVNAEAARRLGLSVRTLGYRLERIKALTGYDPSDALQRFTLETAAMGARLLNWPDQPL
- a CDS encoding GntR family transcriptional regulator yields the protein MATNPADTPNPPSTPSTPLYRRLARRLQERIDAGAYPAGARLPSEPELSAEFGVNRLTVRQAVAELERAAVVEIRRGVGTFVRPPAVRVSIAVDPRSQRFDLGSVHAALPEAGREDGTADGEFVVAAPPVTGTAEDAEAARQLGRTPQELSRVDSVIRLGGRARAASSYWVPFGPLPAELVRPGRPGNLVLDLARTAGVELEYDWRAFGAVGADLADAELLGVPPGTALLVREGVSCTPDGTPALYVRRRIDGSSARFVLHFRER